A genome region from Arthrobacter sp. V1I9 includes the following:
- a CDS encoding nuclear transport factor 2 family protein — translation MTEQSSAREHVSAWMEKYQAAWTSNQPEDIRALFTEDARYETRPNDPHAWQGQDGIVKGWTAARDEPGDWTFTWELLGTDGATAFIQGVTTYSGDRPTYDNLWVLQLDPSGRASAFTEWFMERD, via the coding sequence ATGACCGAGCAAAGTTCAGCGCGGGAGCACGTGTCCGCGTGGATGGAAAAGTACCAGGCCGCGTGGACCAGCAACCAGCCCGAGGACATCCGCGCCCTTTTCACCGAGGATGCACGGTACGAGACGCGGCCCAATGACCCTCACGCGTGGCAGGGGCAGGACGGCATCGTTAAGGGGTGGACCGCCGCCCGTGATGAACCCGGGGACTGGACCTTCACCTGGGAACTGCTGGGCACGGACGGCGCCACCGCCTTTATCCAGGGCGTCACCACCTACTCCGGCGACAGGCCGACCTACGACAACCTCTGGGTCCTCCAGCTGGACCCCTCGGGGCGGGCTTCCGCCTTCACCGAGTGGTTCATGGAACGAGACTGA
- a CDS encoding DUF456 domain-containing protein, which yields MNSETVVTVLCGLAILVGVAGTVIPVLPGSILIGASLLAWAIWGGAGTAGWVVFAIAMVFVVAGMAASAVLTGRKLKQHAIPSGSIAAALVTGVVGMFIIPVVGLFVGFAAGLLLSEFLRTRNIGTATTSSWAALKATGLGMLAEFGLACLAASTWVIGVWVAAANG from the coding sequence ATGAACTCGGAAACCGTGGTGACCGTCCTGTGCGGCCTGGCGATTCTTGTAGGCGTGGCAGGCACCGTGATCCCGGTGCTTCCGGGCAGCATCCTCATCGGCGCCAGCCTGCTGGCGTGGGCCATTTGGGGCGGTGCCGGCACCGCGGGCTGGGTGGTGTTCGCCATCGCCATGGTGTTTGTGGTTGCGGGCATGGCCGCCAGTGCCGTCCTTACGGGCAGGAAGCTCAAACAACACGCCATACCCAGCGGAAGCATTGCGGCCGCGCTGGTCACGGGCGTGGTGGGAATGTTCATCATTCCCGTGGTGGGGCTCTTCGTCGGTTTTGCCGCGGGCCTGCTGCTCAGCGAATTCCTCCGCACGCGGAACATCGGGACGGCGACGACGTCCAGCTGGGCTGCCCTCAAAGCCACAGGGCTGGGAATGCTCGCTGAGTTCGGGCTGGCCTGCCTCGCGGCCAGCACCTGGGTGATCGGCGTCTGGGTCGCCGCCGCCAACGGCTGA